One Ananas comosus cultivar F153 unplaced genomic scaffold, ASM154086v1, whole genome shotgun sequence DNA segment encodes these proteins:
- the LOC109705483 gene encoding uncharacterized protein LOC109705483, with amino-acid sequence MARVILFCVLAADIVTTLATARSFPTVDRTTAIQIDRPMVADPPSSSSSSYAVTSSASFESRPAEGPASFHPHVKHRPFDRSLAGGKIILGGLAAAIFAAVFCYIRITRRKSGEPKS; translated from the coding sequence ATGGCTCGCGTGATTCTGTTCTGTGTATTAGCTGCTGATATTGTTACGACTCTCGCAACGGCTCGATCATTTCCGACTGTCGATAGGACCACTGCAATTCAGATTGATAGGCCAATGGTTGCTGatcccccttcttcttcctcttcttcttatgCTGTAACTTCTAGTGCTTCTTTCGAGTCGAGACCTGCGGAGGGGCCTGCAAGCTTTCATCCACATGTGAAGCACCGGCCGTTCGACCGATCTCTCGCCGGAGGGAAGATCATACTTGGAGGGCTTGCGGCCGCCATTTTTGCCGCTGTTTTCTGCTACATTCGCATCACTAGGCGGAAAAGCGGAGAGCCAAAGTCTTGA
- the LOC109705478 gene encoding uncharacterized protein LOC109705478, producing MAPPLPPHFFSLLLLANLLVIVAVARPLSTVERANAGEPTMAYAPSSSLNPIELHMTTFAGAPEISLPHHRQHRAFDKSFAGGEVILGGLATAILAAVFCYIRVTRERVEDEKS from the coding sequence ATGGCTCCTCCCCTCCCTCCtcatttcttctctcttttacttCTTGCTAATCTCCTCGTCATCGTCGCTGTAGCTCGGCCTCTTTCGACGGTCGAAAGAGCCAATGCAGGTGAGCCCACTATGGCTTATGCACCATCTTCAAGCTTGAATCCAATTGAACTACATATGACAACTTTTGCGGGCGCACCGGAGATCAGCCTGCCTCATCATCGACAGCATCGAGCCTTCGACAAATCGTTCGCGGGAGGGGAAGTGATCCTCGGTGGGCTCGCCACTGCGATCCTCGCCGCCGTCTTCTGCTACATTAGAGTCACTAGGGAAAGAGTGGAAGATGAGAAATCTTGA